One part of the Ornithodoros turicata isolate Travis chromosome 2, ASM3712646v1, whole genome shotgun sequence genome encodes these proteins:
- the LOC135384986 gene encoding uncharacterized protein LOC135384986, with product MHRQSWMYRNILAVQVSELWTQNVAAKRLVEFRRLAKTATEAMWSVQIRQLLRLCDKPRKSQSQAVHTPEPIQLPPGIAKVLSLGPKFAAEPRCSGPEMLSIVHQVASKAAEEDHDRCVSEGVDIVSRHNADMSRNPIQYARAFLQENELAVLPADKEGGFVVLPKGKFIDKATCAVSAVLERRRNVSLAKVKTRAKELCRQLHVDKLVKTIDRSERDSLEVFFSGKTHKPGVPLRVIVSERGTWQKAIALFLQEKLNMLEVEDPFLIRSSDKVIEFLRSHPSDGFSALSVDIKDLYYSLPHDLVSHCVEEAIEKFGNIRFQNATGISVCGFLELLSVYLNSTYVKWQGEYLIQKQGICIGSCLAPVLSDIVLARLDREIAGRVQNEVVRVFRYVDDYLVVLRHQDTEQMMESVLTSIQEALRPLETTQERMTNGSIKFLDLSLTFTEEHACWMYSPRGNKPLLPFSSAHSKLVKRSIINTCFRNAINKSCPHSMSHSMHQQAIRLEKSGYPTTLLTTVAESLLRKTSSRRQSDPELEDRTARTAVIPYIHKVSHKLKKMAGRADVRVVFSAPEKLIKLCRLLNGVHREPKGCKKQHRNPYVECRQNVVYRIPLSCGKSYVGQTGRCVNDRLREHWLNFKNCRGGWLAEHCRVCGCEPVVAQCVIIGRNSDRTAREIIEAQTIKDLGQTCVSVSSIALPDRELTYLDTCKSRKNRQVARSV from the coding sequence ATGCATAGGCAATCGTGGATGTACAGGAACATTTTGGCGGTTCAAGTTTCCGAGTTGTGGACACAGAATGTAGCCGCAAAAAGGCTAGTGGAATTTCGGCGTCTCGCAAAAACAGCTACGGAGGCAATGTGGAGCGTCCAAATAAGGCAGCTACTTCGCCTGTGTGATAAGCCTCGAAAGTCACAATCACAAGCCGTTCATACCCCGGAACCGATACAATTGCCGCCCGGCATTGCAAAGGTGTTGTCCCTGGGTCCCAAGTTCGCTGCGGAACCAAGATGCTCAGGACCGGAGATGCTGTCGATAGTTCACCAGGTGGCCAGTAAGGCAGCCGAGGAGGACCATGATCGATGTGTCTCGGAAGGAGTAGACATCGTGAGTCGCCACAACGCAGATATGTCCAGGAATCCAATACAATATGCAAGAGCGTTTCTCCAGGAAAATGAACTCGCCGTCCTCCCCGCAGATAAGGAGGGTGGTTTCGTCGTGCTACCGAAAGGCAAGTTCATCGACAAAGCGACGTGTGCAGTCTCCGCGGTGCTCGAGCGTCGGAGGAACGTCTCCCTGGCCAAGGTCAAAACCAGGGCTAAGGAACTATGTCGTCAGTTGCACGTAGATAAGCTGGTGAAGACCATCGACCGAAGTGAGAGGGATTCTCTGGAAGTGTTTTTCAGTGGGAAAACTCACAAACCGGGAGTGCCCTTAAGAGTTATTGTGTCAGAGAGAGGAACTTGGCAGAAAGCAATAGCGTTATTTTTACAAGAAAAGCTGAATATGCTGGAAGTAGAGGACCCCTTTCTGATAAGAAGTTCTGATAAGGTAATTGAATTCTTGAGATCACACCCGAGCGATGGGTTCTCTGCTTTGTCGGTAGATATCAAGGATCTGTACTATTCATTGCCGCATGACTTAGTAAGCCATTGTGTTGAGGAGGCAATCGAGAAGTTCGGAAACATTCGTTTTCAGAATGCGACGGGAATCTCGGTGTGCGGTTTTTTAGAGTTGTTATCTGTGTACCTCAACTCTACATATGTTAAATGGCAGGGGGAGTATCTAATCCAGAAGCAAGGAATATGCATTGGGTCTTGCTTGGCCCCGGTACTTAGTGACATTGTGTTGGCAAGACTAGACAGGGAGATCGCAGGTCGAGTACAGAACGAGGTCGTTCGCGTATTCCGATATGTCGATGACTATCTGGTCGTTCTGAGGCACCAGGATACTGAGCAGATGATGGAGTCAGTCCTGACATCGATACAGGAAGCCTTGAGACCGCTTGAAACCACCCAAGAGAGGATGACCAATGGCAGCATTAAGTTCCTGGATCTAAGTCTGACGTTCACCGAAGAGCACGCCTGTTGGATGTACTCGCCCAGAGGTAACAAACCTCTCCTGCCTTTTTCGTCAGCCCATTCGAAGTTGGTGAAGAGGAGCATAATTAATACGTGTTTTCGGAACgctatcaacaaatcatgcccCCATTCTATGAGTCATAGCATGCACCAACAGGCCATCAGGCTAGAAAAGTCGGGGTATCCAACGACCTTGCTCACGACGGTTGCCGAGTCCCTGCTCAGAAAGACTTCAAGTCGGAGACAATCGGATCCGGAGTTGGAGGATAGAACAGCAAGAACCGCAGTTATTCCCTATATCCATAAAGTATCCCATAAACTCAAAAAAATGGCTGGTCGTGCCGACGTCCGAGTTGTGTTCTCGGCCCCAGAAAAACTCATTAAACTTTGTCGGCTGCTCAACGGCGTACATCGAGAACCGAAGGGGTGCAAAAAGCAACACAGGAATCCGTACGTGGAATGCAGGCAGAACGTTGTCTACAGGATTCCACTTTCGTGCGGAAAGTCATACGTGGGACAAACAGGGCGCTGTGTGAACGACCGACTGCGGGAGCATTGGCTAAACTTCAAGAACTGCAGGGGTGGGTGGCTAGCGGAACACTGCAGGGTGTGTGGGTGTGAGCCTGTGGTAGCCCAATGTGTAATCATCGGAAGGAATTCAGACAGAACAGCTAGAGAGATTATAGAGGCCCAAACAATCAAGGATTTGGGTCAAACCTGTGTCAGTGTTTCTTCCATTGCTTTACCTGACAGGGAGCTGACGTACCTCGACACGTGTAAAAGTAGAAAGAACCGGCAGGTGGCCAGAAGCGTTTAA